One window of the Trifolium pratense cultivar HEN17-A07 linkage group LG2, ARS_RC_1.1, whole genome shotgun sequence genome contains the following:
- the LOC123910037 gene encoding thioredoxin-like protein HCF164, chloroplastic: MARLSINPIGLQLHRFQPCFQPSHSTVYPRHHRRSRFHTLSCQTDPNLNKNDEITSSSTTPQEIKVVVETSKETTSSSVDHSTALPQLPNKDVSRKVAIASTLAALGLFVFTRLDFGVSLKDLSAVALPYEQALSNGKPTVVEFYADWCEVCRELAPDVYKIEQQYKNRVNFVMLNVDNTNWEQELDEFGVEGIPHFAFLDKKGNEEGNVVGRLPRQYLLENVDALARGEAQIPHARVVGQYSSAEARKVHQVVDPRSHG, translated from the exons ATGGCTCGTCTATCTATAAATCCAATCGGTCTCCAACTCCATAGATTCCAACCATGCTTTCAACCTTCTCATTCCACCGTATATCCTCGCCACCACCGCCGCAGCAGATTCCACACCTTATCTTGCCAAACAGATCCAAACCTCAACAAAAACGATGAAATTACCTCATCATCAACAACG CCTCAAGAAataaaagttgtggttgagACTAGTAAAGAGACGACAAGTTCAAGTGTTGATCATTCTACTGCTCTTCCTCAATTGCCGAACAAAGATGTTAGTAGAAAAGTTGCAATTGCTTCTACTTTAGCTGCTTTGggactttttgtttttacaagATTGGATTTTGGTGTTTCTTTGAAAGATCTTTCTGCTGTTGCATTGCCTTATGAACAG GCTCTTTCGAATGGGAAACCTACTGTTGTGGAGTTTTATGCAGATTGGTGTGAGGTTTGTCGAGAATTAGCTCCTGATGTCTACAAAATAGAGCAGCAGTACAA GAATCGAGTGAACTTTGTGATGTTGAATGTGGATAACACGAACTGGGAACAAGAGCTTGATGAGTTTGGTGTGGAGGGTATTCCACACTTTGCCTTCCTTGATAAAAAAGGGAATGAAGAGGGCAATGTAGTAGGTAGACTTCCAAGACAATACCTGCTTGAAAATGTAGACGCACTTGCTCGTGGTGAAGCTCAAATACCTCATGCACGTGTTGTAGGCCAATATTCAAGTGCTGAAGCAAGAAAGGTTCATCAAGTTGTTGATCCAAGAAGTCATGGTTAG
- the LOC123910048 gene encoding soluble inorganic pyrophosphatase PPA1-like: MAGQTNTAHPWHDLEIGEEDPSVFNCVIEIGQGSEVKYELDKKSGLTKVDRILYSSVVYPHNYGFIPRTLCEDQDPLDVLVLMQEPVIPGCLLRARAIGLMPMIDQGEKDDKIIAVCADDPEYQHYTDIKQLPPQRLAEIKRFFEDYKKNENKKVNVEDFLPAESAVKAIKHSMDLYADYVEKLNEVTSLKTD; encoded by the exons ATGGCTGGTCAAACAAATACTGCTCATCCATGGCATGACTTAGAAATTG GCGAAGAAGATCCATCAGTTTTCAATTGT GTGATTGAAATTGGACAAGGAAGCGAGGTTAAGTATGAACTGGACAAGAAAAGTGGACTTACAAAG GTTGATCGCATTCTTTACTCATCAGTTGTCTACCCACATAACTACGGGTTCATTCCAAGAACCCTTTGTGAAGATCAAGATCCCTTGGATGTCCTAGTTCTGATGCAG GAGCCTGTGATACCTGGTTGTTTGCTGCGTGCCCGTGCTATTGGATTAATGCCCATGATTGACCAG GGAGAGAAAGATGACAAGATCATAGCAGTTTGTGCTGATGACCCTGAGTACCAACATTACACGGACATCAAACAGCTTCCTCCACAAAGGCTTGCTGAAATTAAAAGATTTTTCGAGGACT ATAAGaagaatgaaaacaaaaaagtcaaTGTTGAAGACTTTCTACCAGCTGAATCTGCTGTTAAGGCTATTAAACACTCCAT GGATCTATATGCTGATTATGTTGAAAAACTTAATGAAGTGACTTCTTTGAAAACTGATTAG
- the LOC123908100 gene encoding wall-associated receptor kinase-like 14 produces MLLHIHQKMNFLIMFIIFLLSKTRAQINNTICLNRCGDKILDYPFGFSDGCGIKLNCIDNKVQIDEFLIQNMTKNSILIYLPAKCNRSIESIQPLFSDNFAPTRNNSFLVQDCSAPLGGCVIPASSFVGNQIEVESCDSKSSNISCFTQQYHEGDVDVLSYEELNKTRCNYLFSAIAVEQSKEISLQFQAIELSWWVKGSCECSNNATCSNVTLQGNGSGFRCQCLDGFRGDGFANGIGCRRAPGCSASTLTSGGCGSATKIGVVVAVVVTGVVIVAALIILCFCARRRFTWLRKHTRVKRLLREAAGNSIVPLYSYKDIEKATNSFSDKQRLGTGAFGTVYSGKLHNDEFVAIKKIRHRDTNSVDQVMNEIKLLSSVSHPNLVRLLGCCIEEGEQILVYEYMPNGTLSEHLQRERGKGLPWTIRLTIASETANAIAYLHSSIHPPIYHRDIKSSNILLDYNYKSKVADFGLSRLGMIETSHISTAPQGTPGYVDPQYHQNFHLSDKSDVYSFGVVLVEIITAMKVVDFARPQSEVNLAALAVDRIRRGSIDEIVDPFLEPNRDAWTLYSINKVAELAFRCLAFHSDMRPTMMEVAEELEYIRRRAWATMEETICLGSSIGSAISSPRNGSEKSFGGLMLKKVGQESEELIVPPKNENLLQSMELEVIDSSPVSVHNPWSSGQSSPSSNSLLGNVVR; encoded by the exons ATGCTTCTTCATATTCATCAAAAGATGAACTTTTTAATCATGTTCATAATTTTCTTATTGAGCAAAACAAGAGCACAAATCAACAACACAATCTGTTTGAATCGTTGTGGAGATAAAATTCTTGATTACCCTTTTGGATTCTCTGATGGTTGTGGAATTAAGCTAAACTGTATTGATAATAAAGTCCAAATTGATGAGTTTCTGATTCAGAATATGACCAAAAATAGTATATTGATTTACCTTCCTGCAAAATGCAACCGTAGTATTGAATCTATTCAACCACTTTTCAGTGATAATTTTGCTCCAACAAGGAACAATAGTTTTCTAGTTCAAGATTGTTCAGCTCCTTTAGGTGGATGTGTGATTCCAGCTTCAAGTTTTGTTGGAAATCAGATTGAGGTTGAAAGCTGTGACAGCAAAAGTAGTAACATTAGTTGTTTTACACAGCAATATCATGAGGGAGATGTTGATGTTTTGTCATACGAGGAATTGAATAAAACTAGATGTAACTATTTGTTCTCAGCCATTGCTGTTGAACAAAGTAAAGAGATTTCGTTGCAGTTTCAAGCTATTGAATTGTCATGGTGGGTTAAAGGTTCTTGTGAATGTTCTAACAATGCTACTTGTTCAAATGTGACTCTACAAGGAAATGGTTCTGGATTTCGGTGTCAGTGTTTGGATGGTTTCCGGGGAGATGGATTTGCTAATGGCATCGGTTGCCGGAGAG CTCCAGGTTGCAGTGCTTCAACACTAACATCCGGTGGATGTGGGAGTGCAACCAAAATCGGCGTTGTTGTCGCAG TGGTCGTAACCGGAGTTGTGATCGTGGCTGCTCTCATTATTCTATGCTTCTGTGCCAGGCGACGTTTTACTTGGTTGAGAAAACATACCAGAGTAAAGCGCCTACTACGTGAAGCTGCCGGAAACTCTATTGTGCCTCTCTACTCTTACAAAGACATAGAAAAAGCCACAAATTCTTTCTCTGATAAACAGAGGCTGGGAACCGGGGCATTCGGTACAGTCTATTCTGGAAAACTTCACAATGATGAGTTTGTTGCAATAAAGAAGATACGGCATAGAGATACAAACAGTGTTGATCAAGTCATGAATGAGATCAAGCTCCTTTCTTCGGTGAGTCACCCAAATTTGGTTCGCCTCCTAGGTTGCTGCATTGAGGAGGGAGAGCAGATACTTGTTTATGAATATATGCCAAATGGAACGTTGTCTGAGCATTTGCAAAGAGAGAGAGGTAAAGGTCTTCCGTGGACAATACGACTCACCATTGCCTCCGAAACCGCTAATGCGATAGCTTATCTCCATTCTTCAATTCATCCCCCAATTTACCACAGAGATATAAAATCCAGTAATATATTATTGGATTATAACTACAAATCTAAAGTAGCTGATTTTGGACTTTCTAGGCTTGGCATGATAGAGACATCACATATTTCAACTGCTCCACAGGGTACTCCAGGCTATGTGGATCCTCAATACCACCAGAACTTCCATCTTTCTGATAAAAGTGATGTATACAGCTTTGGTGTGGTTTTGGTAGAGATAATAACTGCCATGAAAGTGGTTGATTTTGCCAGACCTCAAAGCGAGGTTAATTTAGCTGCACTTGCTGTTGATAGGATTAGGAGGGGTTCTATAGATGAGATTGTAGATCCCTTCCTTGAACCAAATAGAGATGCTTGGACTCTATATTCCATTAATAAGGTGGCTGAGCTTGCATTTAGATGTCTTGcttttcatagtgacatgagACCAACAATGATGGAAGTGGCCGAAGAGCTTGAGTACATCAGACGCCGTGCATGGGCAACTATGGAGGAAACCATATGTTTGGGTTCGTCGATTGGTTCTGCGATTTCTTCGCCTCGCAATGGAAGTGAGAAGTCATTCGGTGGTCTTATGTTAAAGAAAGTAGGGCAAGAGAGTGAGGAATTGATTGTTCCACCCAAGAATGAGAACCTGTTGCAATCTATGGAATTGGAGGTGATAGACAGCTCCCCTGTATCGGTGCATAATCCTTGGTCGAGTGGACAGAGCTCGCCTTCATCAAACAGCTTGTTGGGAAATGTTGTTCGGTGA
- the LOC123911014 gene encoding uncharacterized protein LOC123911014 — MSDREDNDSDAPEEFTAEQGIKLDEEIRKIKRENAIRVNTKEKERRRKWAQNITPRPSKAVKKSQDVSITESEEEPKTAKKSRDTSRTESQQKPNTAVGFLPQNIVDMLAAREKKTFLTDTNEDKDEDEIKPTTSRKRKSKDSGSGPRIVTQLGPPPCLQSALDFLKERKMSVPRSSAVLKNSKQALRLLSSSGIIRQK, encoded by the exons ATGTCAGATAGAGAAGACAACGATTCTGACGCCCCTGAGGAATTCACAGCTGAACAG GGTATAAAATTAGATGAAGAGATTCGAAAGATTAAAAGAGAAAACGCCATTAG GGTTAATACTAAAGAGAAAGAACGTCGAAGGAAGTGGGCTCAAAATATAACGCCTCGACCATCCAAAGCTGTTAAGAAATCTCAAGATGTATCAATAACTGAATCTGAGGAAGAACCAAAAACTGCTAAAAAATCTCGAGATACATCAAGAACTGAATCACAGCAAAAACCAAACACTGCTGTGGGATTTCTTCCACAAAACATTGTTGATATGCTTGCAGCCCGCGAGAA GAAAACTTTCTTAACCGACACTAATGAGGACAAGGATGAAGATGAAATAAAGCCTACCACTTCAAGGAAGAGAAAATCCAAGGATTCAGG TTCTGGACCTCGTATTGTGACCCAACTAGGTCCTCCTCCATGCTTACAGAGTGCCTTAGATTTCTTGAAAGAGAGGAAAATGTCGGTTCCAAGATCGTCTGCTGTTTTGAAGAATTCCAAACAAGCATTGCGTCTTCTTTCTAGTTCTGGGATCATACGCCAGAAATGA
- the LOC123910049 gene encoding uncharacterized protein LOC123910049: MVGYAISSFPTLSINRFVVSNATSFSCKAQVTNSATAFPKAGRREMLFLLTASTALTAKESVSMAQDIPLFGIRKSLKKAEEKAEEIVREGFESAEKGLETAEKGLETAEQGLEAAEKGIETAVGFGSLAQAGVVAGAEVFGVLVATAVVNGILGPEAQKS; the protein is encoded by the coding sequence ATGGTTGGGTATGCAATCTCATCGTTCCCAACTCTCTCGATTAACCGTTTCGTCGTTAGCAATGCGACGTCGTTTTCATGCAAAGCGCAAGTTACGAATTCCGCAACAGCATTTCCAAAAGCAGGGCGAAGGGAGATGTTGTTCCTTCTCACGGCATCTACAGCGTTGACGGCGAAGGAATCAGTGTCTATGGCGCAGGATATTCCTCTGTTTGGTATACGGAAGAGTCTGAAGAAAGCGGAAGAAAAAGCTGAGGAGATTGTGAGGGAAGGATTCGAATCCGCGGAGAAAGGATTGGAGACAGCGGAGAAGGGACTTGAGACGGCAGAACAAGGACTTGAGGCGGCGGAGAAGGGAATAGAGACGGCGGTAGGGTTTGGGAGTTTGGCGCAGGCGGGTGTGGTGGCTGGAGCTGAGGTTTTCGGTGTTTTGGTTGCTACGGCGGTGGTGAACGGTATTTTGGGTCCTGAAGCTCAAAAGTCATGA
- the LOC123911015 gene encoding uncharacterized protein LOC123911015, with protein sequence MAFMIPRAESGTEKVSLDHHQEDKNSTTESAISSELHLKSSLSSKSSSQTLDKEVVLQRIRHHKSINRIKSAFEGLRGCSASAQEQKWLQQDDVFSSP encoded by the coding sequence atgGCTTTCATGATTCCTAGAGCTGAATCAGGGACTGAGAAGGTTAGCCTTGATCACCACCAGGAAGACAAGAACTCTACGACAGAGAGTGCAATCTCAAGCGAGCTCCACTTGAAATCGTCCTTGTCGTCCAAATCCTCGTCTCAAACCCTGGACAAAGAAGTAGTCCTACAACGCATTCGTCACCACAAGTCCATAAACAGAATCAAAAGTGCTTTTGAAGGTCTTCGTGGGTGCTCAGCTTCAGCCCAAGAACAGAAGTGGCTACAACAAGatgatgttttttcttcaccttAA